DNA from Triplophysa rosa linkage group LG12, Trosa_1v2, whole genome shotgun sequence:
aaaaattaacataaaaacgaaaaatctaaaaacaaaagctaatataataaaactaaactaaaaacaaaacaaaactacatTAACTCTGGTTCGTTCCATGTCTGCCAGGAAATTCCTGAACGAGTGTCCCAGTGGATTGATCACCCTTCACGAGTTCAGACGTCACTTCTGTAATGGCACCGTGGGAAAAGAGTCTGCGGAGTATGCCGATCAGATCTTCCGCACGATAGATAACAATGGGGTATTACGTTATGAGCTCAAAAACTAGATTCAGCTTTGTCACCTGACTTGACATGTGATGTGTTAAGCCTGGTGTTTCTTCCACTGGTTTTGCAAAACTTCACGCAAGACAAGTTCTATCGGTGGGATAGAAATAAGGTTAGGCCTATTTGATAACATTAGTAGGCCTGTTTGATACCATTAGGCCTAGATACAATAGATAACAACTAACAATGGGCAAAATGTTTGttcagctttttttttttttttggaaatgttagcaagttcattgtgcattattGATTCATATTAAGTTACAACTTTCAATTTTAAAAAAAGGACAttgtaaaattaacatgaactacgattaataaataatgtagaagtattgtttatCGTTATTACATGCTACtgcataatgttaataaataccaCAACCTTAccaaagcatctgccaaaattTCGACAGCAATATTTATTTAGTGGTCTCAGTATGTGTATTAGGCCTTATAACATGTTTGTGTCATCTAAAAGGATGGAGTTGTAGACTTCAGAGAGTATGTGACTGCCATCAGCATGCTGATTGAGGGTTCGACGATGGAGAAGCTTCGCTGGTCCTTCAAACTCTATGACAAAGACAAAGATGGAGCCATAACACGGTCAGAGATGCTTGAAATCATGCAGGTAGGTAATTGTCTTATGAACTATACTTGCTATTCATTTTTGtatgacattttatataaattgaTGACAAGTATTTGgatgtgaaaaaaaatatttcattgttcCACTAGAGGGCAGTATATAATTGCAAGTTCATGCTTGTTCTTAGGCCGTGTACAAAATGAGTGTAGCAGCATCACTGACCAAACCTGATCCACTGACTGCTGAAGAGTGCACCAATAGGATATTTCAAAGGCTGGATAAAGACAACAATGGTAAAGTTGTATCACATTGCACTTTCAATTGCACAGATAATTTCAAGCACCTTTGGGCATATTTCCCTgctgaaaacaacacaaattctAACTTTGTTCATTACAAATACCGTCATGAACCAACATCTGTTTACCATTAAACacatctttatcttatgtttggGCCTTATTCTAGTGGAATTAAATGATTTAGTGATATACAAGTTGCTTAAAGGTGTTCCTATCTCCCAGATAATATCCCACCAACAGAAGCCTAAACGGTATCCATAGAGACCAAAACAGGCCATTAGAGTCTCCAAAAGAGTCAATACAATTGCTATGAAAAGCATATTTTCAACATGTGACATTTCACAGGAAAAGACCACTGACctatttttctttattcttcTATTTTATAGCCGTGATCAGTCAAGAGGAATTCATTGAAGGGGCATTGAATGATGAATGGATCAGAGAGATGCTGGAGTGTGATCCAAACACAGTGAAGATGGAGAGGCCTGTGACAGGACACACGGTGCTCTAAGCTATaggtttcttttaaataaagcttAAATGAAACTGTATGTACAGCTAAGATTGTACAGGCTCCATGTGGCCTGTACTTCATGTACAATGAACAATTGTGTTCGGCTTTTCTCACAATAGACACAAAGCCAAAATTTTTCTGTTTGGGCAAATTGCATTTGCAGTTTTTCAAATTCTAACAGCTGGTGACAGCTATGCAACTGACAGTTTTGACCAAGAAATACCTTTGGTGGGTACAGAGACCATACACAGGAAAAGACCACTCACCTATTTTTCTTTATCCTTCATTTTTTATAGCCGTGAACAGTCAAGAGGAATTCATTGAAGGGGCATTGAATGATGAATGGATCAGAGAGATGCTGGAGTGGTTTCTTTTAAATAAAGCACAAATGAAGCTGTATGTACAGCTAAGATTCTGAAAAGCTTATCAGTTAAGCTACAAAAGTGGGAACCAAATAGTGTTCAGTCTGGCCACTTTAGGACATGTATGTTCTCCTAAATCTGATCATTGTTGACTAAACACACTAAAATAATAGGGTTCTTGCCCAAGTTTAGGCATGAAGCAAAAGTTATAAACAAGAAAAGAGGGTACTTTTATGTTAGGCTGCATATTATGTAGAGAAACAAACGTATTAAGTCATCATGCAGCAGGCTCCATGTGGCCTGTACTTCATGTACAATGAACAATTGTGTTCTGCTTTTCTCACAATAGACACAAAGccaaaatatttctgtttggtCAAATTGCATTTGGCGTTTTTCTTACAGCTGGTGGCAGCTATGCAACTGACAGTTTTGACCAAGAAATACCTTCGGTGGGTAAAGAGACCATACtggaaacaatataaaaatgtttaggtttccattacaaatgCCACAATCAGCTGTCTACCATTaaatcattacaaaattcctaGTGTTTATTGAGTCTTAGTACAGAGAACATCCCACCAACAAAACCCACAGCATAccttccattaaaaccaatacaattctcaaattcccattataactattaaatccattagaatttctgtaatggtttctattgtatTTTCATAGGGGAGTAACGGATTTGAATAAAGAGATAAAGGTAGTTGAC
Protein-coding regions in this window:
- the LOC130563285 gene encoding guanylyl cyclase inhibitory protein-like → MGQAATLPCRKGGTYVTELYEWFRKFLNECPSGLITLHEFRRHFCNGTVGKESAEYADQIFRTIDNNGDGVVDFREYVTAISMLIEGSTMEKLRWSFKLYDKDKDGAITRSEMLEIMQAVYKMSVAASLTKPDPLTAEECTNRIFQRLDKDNNAVISQEEFIEGALNDEWIREMLECDPNTVKMERPVTGHTVL